The sequence CGTTGTAACTGTACACCCACAATCTCTTTCATGTGCTCTGCCTGAATTCGGTCAAAAATAACAATATCGTCGACCCGGTTAATAAACTCAGGTCTAAAATATTTTTTTAGCTCATTGCTAAGAGTAGCTTCAAGACTAGCAAAGTCTTTGCCATTCCAATCCTGAATATACTGCGAACCAATGTTACTTGTCATAATAATGACTGTATTGCTAAAGTTAACGGTCCTGCCTTGGCCATCAGTTAATCGTCCATCATCTAGTACCTGTAGTAGTACGTTAAACACATCCTGATGCGCCTTTTCTATTTCATCAAATAACAAAATGCTATACGGCCTACGACGCACCGCTTCTGTAAGTTGACCGCCTTGTTCGTAGCCGACATAGCCTGGGGGTGAACCTATTAAACGCGCCACAGCATGCTGCTCCATGTACTCACTCATATCTATCCTCGTCATAGCACGTTCATCATTAAATAAGGCGTTTGCCAAACTCCTGGCGAGTTCCGTTTTGCCTACACCCGTTGGACCCAAAAACAAAAACGAACCTATCGGTCTATTTTGATCGCCTATACCCGCCCTAGAACGACGAATAGCATTAGAAACTGCGTTCACAGCCCTATCTTGGCCAACAACTCGCTCTTGTATAGCATTTTCTAGGTGGCTGAGTTTTTTTGTTTCTGATTCCTTAAGTCTGTCTACAGGAATACCTGTCCAGCGAGCAACCACAGCCGCAATGTCATCTGCCATAACCTGGTCTCTTAGTAATCTCTTCTCAACCGGAATACTATCTAGTGATCGCCTCAAGCTGGCGAGCTTTTGCTCTTCTGCCGGTATGTCCCCGTATTTTATACGACTCGCAAGTGCTAAATCGCCGTCACGCTCTGCCAGCTCTAACTGCATTTTTAGTTTTTCTAATTTTTCACTTGCCAAATTTAATTTATCTATTAAGCCTTTTTCTTGTTGCCACGCGTCTTCTAATAATTTTGCTTTTTGTTGGTATGAATTGATGTCTTTTTCAATCTCGGTTTTACGAGCTTTTGCACTGTCACTTTTATCTTTTTTTAAAGAAGTCAATTCTATTTGCAGCTGCATAATTTTTCTATTAAGTCTATCTAGCTCTATTGGCTTAGAATCTAGTTGCATTTTTAGTGCAGAGGTAGCTTCGTCTATTAAATCAACTGCTTTGTCTGGCAAGAATCGTTCAGTGATATACCTATCGCTTAAACGTGCGGCAGCAATAATTGCTTCGTCTAATATTTTCACACCGTGGTGTACCTCGTACTTTTCTTGTAAACCACGCAAAATAGCAACAGTGTCATCAAAATTAGGCTCGCCAACATACACCGGCTGTAAACGGCGCTCTAGGGCGGCATCTTTTTCTATATATTGGCGGTATTCGTTTAACGTCGTTGCACCAATAAGATGTAATTTACCACGAGCCATCATAGGTTTTAGCATATTTGCAATGTCTACTGCACCCTCTGCCTTACCGGCACCTACTATGGTGTGAATTTCGTCAATGAATAAAATGATTTCACCAGCAGCATCTTCTATTTCTTGTAAAACATTCTTAAGACGCTCTTCTAGCTGGCCACGATAGCTCGCACCAGCTATAAGATTAGATATTTCTAGCCCAATGAGTCGCTTGTCTTTAAGTGATTGCGGTACATCACCTTTAATAATTCTTTGGGCGAGTCCTTCTACAATTGCAGTTT is a genomic window of Candidatus Nomurabacteria bacterium containing:
- a CDS encoding AAA family ATPase translates to MQPQDEPKKPLETYGQDFTALAKEGALDPVIGRDEEIRRCMQVLSRRNKNNPVLIGEPGVGKTAIVEGLAQRIIKGDVPQSLKDKRLIGLEISNLIAGASYRGQLEERLKNVLQEIEDAAGEIILFIDEIHTIVGAGKAEGAVDIANMLKPMMARGKLHLIGATTLNEYRQYIEKDAALERRLQPVYVGEPNFDDTVAILRGLQEKYEVHHGVKILDEAIIAAARLSDRYITERFLPDKAVDLIDEATSALKMQLDSKPIELDRLNRKIMQLQIELTSLKKDKSDSAKARKTEIEKDINSYQQKAKLLEDAWQQEKGLIDKLNLASEKLEKLKMQLELAERDGDLALASRIKYGDIPAEEQKLASLRRSLDSIPVEKRLLRDQVMADDIAAVVARWTGIPVDRLKESETKKLSHLENAIQERVVGQDRAVNAVSNAIRRSRAGIGDQNRPIGSFLFLGPTGVGKTELARSLANALFNDERAMTRIDMSEYMEQHAVARLIGSPPGYVGYEQGGQLTEAVRRRPYSILLFDEIEKAHQDVFNVLLQVLDDGRLTDGQGRTVNFSNTVIIMTSNIGSQYIQDWNGKDFASLEATLSNELKKYFRPEFINRVDDIVIFDRIQAEHMKEIVGVQLQRTAEQIKKTKDITLQFTDKAEEALAMQGFDPAYGARPLKRVIQTKILNPLAAKIIEGTVQENDHLLVDVKNGKYTFKTM